Proteins encoded together in one Cellulomonas gilvus ATCC 13127 window:
- the pstA gene encoding phosphate ABC transporter permease PstA has translation MTLVAEPPTAPPAAPPDTPPTPGPLPPPAAPVARAVEQRRQLRGTRLGDVLDVAGAAVAALALTGLLASQVLPINHPLGFGALAAVTFLALYALLVSLTEGAVMVRDRLVAVVVHGLAGAVVLTLGFVVVFTVARGATALPHVNFFTQDMAQAGPLDPLDRGGIVHAIVGTLLQITIALAITVPLGLLTALFLSEMPGRLARLVRTVVEAMTALPSIVAGLFVYATLILALGVPKSGLAAATAISIMMLPIMVRSSDVVLRLVPGTLKEASYALGAGQLRTVTHVVLPTARSGLTTAVILATARGIGETSPVLLTSGFTAAMNADPTQGPMVSLPLAIFQFVKSPEPTMVARGFGTAAVLMLLVLLLFVAARVVGGRTPQAREDRRLRRVAARDRGRARDATAPTLAPALAPAPRRPRGRRPVRAPEPLEETP, from the coding sequence ATGACGCTGGTCGCCGAGCCGCCGACCGCCCCGCCGGCGGCACCCCCGGACACGCCCCCCACGCCCGGCCCGCTCCCGCCGCCGGCCGCACCCGTCGCGCGCGCCGTGGAGCAACGTCGTCAGCTGCGCGGCACGCGCCTCGGGGACGTGCTGGACGTGGCCGGCGCGGCCGTCGCGGCGCTCGCGCTCACCGGGCTGCTGGCCTCCCAGGTGCTGCCGATCAACCATCCGCTGGGGTTCGGCGCGCTGGCCGCGGTGACGTTCCTCGCGCTGTACGCGCTCCTGGTCTCGCTCACCGAGGGCGCCGTGATGGTGCGGGACCGCCTGGTCGCAGTCGTCGTGCACGGCCTCGCGGGTGCCGTGGTGCTGACGCTCGGCTTCGTCGTGGTGTTCACCGTCGCGCGCGGCGCGACCGCGCTGCCGCACGTCAACTTCTTCACGCAGGACATGGCGCAGGCCGGCCCGCTCGACCCGCTGGACCGTGGCGGGATCGTGCACGCGATCGTCGGGACGCTCCTGCAGATCACGATCGCGCTGGCGATCACCGTCCCGCTCGGGCTGCTGACCGCGCTGTTCCTGAGCGAGATGCCGGGACGCCTGGCCCGCCTGGTGCGGACCGTCGTGGAGGCCATGACCGCGCTGCCGTCGATCGTCGCGGGGCTGTTCGTGTACGCGACGCTGATCCTGGCGCTCGGGGTGCCCAAGTCGGGGCTCGCGGCCGCGACGGCGATCAGCATCATGATGCTGCCGATCATGGTCCGGTCCTCGGACGTGGTGCTGCGCCTGGTCCCCGGGACGCTCAAGGAGGCGTCCTACGCGCTGGGGGCCGGGCAGCTGCGGACCGTGACGCACGTCGTGCTGCCGACCGCACGTTCGGGGCTGACCACGGCGGTCATCCTCGCGACCGCGCGCGGCATCGGCGAGACGTCTCCCGTACTGCTGACCTCGGGCTTCACCGCCGCCATGAACGCCGACCCGACGCAGGGCCCGATGGTCTCGCTGCCGCTCGCGATCTTCCAGTTCGTCAAGTCGCCCGAACCCACGATGGTCGCGCGCGGGTTCGGCACGGCCGCGGTCCTGATGCTGCTCGTGCTGCTGCTGTTCGTCGCGGCCCGTGTGGTCGGCGGACGCACGCCCCAGGCGCGTGAGGACCGCCGCCTGCGGCGGGTGGCCGCGCGTGACCGAGGCCGTGCCCGCGACGCCACCGCGCCCACCCTCGCGCCCGCGCTCGCGCCCGCCCCCCGCCGACCCCGTGGCCGGCGTCCCGTCCGTGCCCCGGAACCTCTCGAGGAGACCCCGTGA
- a CDS encoding phosphate ABC transporter substrate-binding protein PstS yields the protein MNHRLRAAVTAVGVLLVGLLGAAPAAAESFVPVNGAGSSWSSNAVDQWRRNVEQYGMRINYASTGSSDGRNQFKAGTVDFAITEIPYGLKDGGVVDTPPTRGFVYLPIVAGGTAFMYNLTSGGKRITNLRLSGEAITGIFTGTITTWDDPLIADDNPSLQLPKRKIVPVVRSDGSGSTAQFATWMASQHRSAWDAYCRAAGRSTPCGVTSTYPVVPGRGFVAQPNSQGVAGYVAQTGNEGTITYVEYSYALKTGYPVAKVLNSADYFVEPTASNVAVGLLGARINTDEGSPSYLTQDLTGVFTNRDDRTYPLSSYSYIVVPTGTENGFTTAKGYTLGAFANYFLCEGQQQAEVLGYSPLPINLVKAGMEQIVKIPGSTTVTTDIAKCNNPTFSSDGGNTLAEKAPHPSKCDHRDATEQCDRPTGGAPGAPDPGDGGDDGGPGDDGGTDGGGTGTGDDEGAGTPDDGSTTGPGSGTGTDGTGGGGGGPQGWDAVTGGGPVVCEDDTGVCTQVVSMPVETSATGASGLSPWAVVAACVLLLATVVVPPLVARSRRSAGVAA from the coding sequence GTGAACCACCGCCTGCGCGCCGCCGTGACCGCGGTCGGCGTGCTGCTCGTCGGGCTGCTCGGCGCCGCACCGGCCGCCGCCGAGTCGTTCGTCCCCGTCAACGGAGCCGGCTCGTCCTGGAGCTCGAACGCCGTGGACCAGTGGCGGCGCAACGTCGAGCAGTACGGCATGCGCATCAACTACGCGAGCACGGGATCGTCCGACGGCCGCAACCAGTTCAAGGCCGGCACGGTCGACTTCGCGATCACCGAGATCCCGTACGGGCTCAAGGACGGCGGCGTGGTGGACACGCCGCCCACGCGCGGGTTCGTGTACCTGCCGATCGTCGCGGGCGGGACCGCGTTCATGTACAACCTCACGTCCGGCGGCAAGCGGATCACCAACCTGCGGCTTTCGGGCGAGGCGATCACCGGCATCTTCACGGGCACGATCACCACGTGGGACGACCCGCTCATCGCGGACGACAACCCGTCCCTGCAGCTCCCCAAGCGCAAGATCGTCCCGGTGGTGCGCTCGGACGGCTCGGGCTCGACCGCCCAGTTCGCCACGTGGATGGCCTCGCAGCACCGCTCGGCATGGGACGCGTACTGCCGTGCCGCGGGGCGGTCCACGCCGTGCGGCGTGACGTCCACCTACCCCGTGGTCCCGGGGCGCGGCTTCGTCGCGCAGCCGAACTCGCAGGGCGTCGCGGGCTACGTCGCGCAGACCGGCAACGAGGGCACGATCACGTACGTCGAATACTCCTACGCGCTCAAGACCGGTTACCCGGTGGCGAAGGTGCTCAACTCGGCCGACTACTTCGTGGAGCCCACCGCCTCGAACGTCGCGGTGGGGCTGCTGGGTGCGCGCATCAACACCGACGAGGGCTCGCCCAGCTACCTCACGCAGGACCTCACCGGCGTGTTCACCAACCGCGACGACCGGACGTACCCGCTGTCGTCCTACTCCTACATCGTGGTGCCCACGGGCACGGAGAACGGGTTCACGACCGCGAAGGGGTACACGCTCGGCGCGTTCGCCAACTACTTCCTGTGCGAGGGCCAGCAGCAGGCCGAGGTGCTCGGGTACTCGCCCCTGCCGATCAACCTGGTCAAGGCCGGCATGGAGCAGATCGTCAAGATCCCGGGCTCGACCACGGTGACCACCGACATCGCGAAGTGCAACAACCCGACGTTCTCCTCCGACGGCGGCAACACGCTCGCCGAGAAGGCGCCGCACCCGTCGAAGTGCGACCACCGGGACGCGACCGAGCAGTGCGACCGGCCGACCGGCGGCGCGCCGGGCGCACCCGACCCGGGTGACGGCGGTGACGACGGCGGTCCGGGTGACGACGGCGGCACGGACGGCGGCGGCACGGGCACGGGAGACGACGAGGGCGCCGGGACGCCCGACGACGGGTCGACCACCGGGCCCGGCTCGGGCACCGGCACGGACGGCACGGGCGGTGGCGGCGGCGGACCGCAGGGCTGGGACGCGGTCACCGGCGGCGGGCCCGTGGTGTGCGAGGACGACACCGGCGTGTGCACCCAGGTGGTGTCGATGCCCGTCGAGACGTCCGCGACCGGTGCGAGCGGTCTGAGCCCCTGGGCCGTGGTCGCGGCCTGCGTGCTGCTGCTCGCGACCGTGGTGGTCCCGCCGCTCGTGGCGCGGTCGCGCCGGTCCGCCGGGGTGGCCGCGTGA